The genomic interval TGTCATGGCTGACGCGCTGTCCCAGGCTGACGTCGAACGCATCGCGGCGCTCGCACGGCTGGCTCTGACCGAAGACGAGAAGATCCTCTACGCGAGGCAACTGACGCGCATCCTCGAGTTCGCCCGCCAGATCGCGGACCTCGATACCCGGGACATCCCACCCACGGCATCCGTGCTCGAACAGGAATCGCTCGAACGCGCCGACTGCGAGCGCCCGTCACTGCCACGCAACGACGCGCTCGCCAATGCCCCGGATGCCGCCGCGGGGCTGTTCCGCGTCCCGCGTGTTCTCGGAGACGGCGCATGACGGTCTGGACCGCCCGGGAGATGCGGGAGGCAACCATTCGCGGCGAGATGTCCGCGACCGAGATGTGCCGCGAATCCCTCGAGCGGATCGAGCGGCTCGACGCGCGCCTGCACGCGTTCACCACGCTCGACGCCGACGGAGCACTGGCACGGGCCGCGGAACTCGACCGCCGACCGCTCGCGGAGCGCGTCGTGCCCCTGGCGGGAGTGCCGGTCGCGGTGAAGGACAACCTGTGCACGCGTGGCCTCCGCACCACCGCCGGCTCGCGCATGCTCGAGCACTTCCATCCTCCGTACGATGCCACCGTCGTCGCGCGTCTCACTGCCGCGGGCGCGGTGGTCGTCGGCAAGACGAACTGCGACGAGTTCGCGATGGGATCGTCGACCGAACATTCGGCGTTCGGACCGTCGCGGAATCCGTGGGCGCTCGACCGCGCGCCTGGCGGCTCGAGCGGCGGCTCGGCCGTTGCGGTGGCGGCGAACCTCGTGCCGCTCGCGCTCGGTTCGGACACCGGCGGCTCCATCCGGCAGCCTGCAGCGTTTTGCGGCGTGCTCGGCCTGAAGCCGACGTACGGCAGGGTGTCTCGCTACGGTCTCATCGCCTTCGCATCCTCGCTCGACCAGGTGGGCCCGTTTGCGCGGACCGCCCACGACGCCGCCCTCGTGCTGAACGTGATCGCGGGAGTCGACCCGTACGACGCCACCTGTTCGGTCCGGCCCGTACCCGATTTCACGGCATCGTTGACAGGCGATCTGCGCGGCCTGTGCGTGGGCATCCCCCGCGACGTCGTCGGGGAGGGGGTCGACGCGGACGTCATGAGGGCATTCGAGACGGGTATCGACGTGCTGCACGAGCGGGGTGCGCAGGTGGTGGACGTGACACTGCCCCACGCCCGCTACGGCATCCCGGTGTACTACCTGGTCGCCACCGCGGAGGCCAGCGCGAACCTCGCCCGCTTCGACGGCGTCCGGTACGGCTTCAGGGCCGCCGATGCCAGCACCCTCGCGGAGATGTACGAGCGCACCCGCGACCTCGGCTTCGGAGCCGAAGTCAAACGGCGGATCATGCTCGGCACGTATGCGCTCAGTGCCGGCTACTACGATGCCTACTACCTGAAGGCCCAGCAGGTGCGGACGCTCATCCGCCAGGATTTCGACCGCGCGTTCGACCGGGTTGACGTGGTGGCGCTTCCGACGACGCC from Vicinamibacterales bacterium carries:
- the gatA gene encoding Asp-tRNA(Asn)/Glu-tRNA(Gln) amidotransferase subunit GatA — encoded protein: MTVWTAREMREATIRGEMSATEMCRESLERIERLDARLHAFTTLDADGALARAAELDRRPLAERVVPLAGVPVAVKDNLCTRGLRTTAGSRMLEHFHPPYDATVVARLTAAGAVVVGKTNCDEFAMGSSTEHSAFGPSRNPWALDRAPGGSSGGSAVAVAANLVPLALGSDTGGSIRQPAAFCGVLGLKPTYGRVSRYGLIAFASSLDQVGPFARTAHDAALVLNVIAGVDPYDATCSVRPVPDFTASLTGDLRGLCVGIPRDVVGEGVDADVMRAFETGIDVLHERGAQVVDVTLPHARYGIPVYYLVATAEASANLARFDGVRYGFRAADASTLAEMYERTRDLGFGAEVKRRIMLGTYALSAGYYDAYYLKAQQVRTLIRQDFDRAFDRVDVVALPTTPTAAFRLGEHLDDPLQMYLADVFTVGAPLAGLPALSMPCGFTQAKLPVGLQLIGRMFDEATPLRTADAFERDTDWWRAAPDSPR
- the gatC gene encoding Asp-tRNA(Asn)/Glu-tRNA(Gln) amidotransferase subunit GatC, producing the protein MADALSQADVERIAALARLALTEDEKILYARQLTRILEFARQIADLDTRDIPPTASVLEQESLERADCERPSLPRNDALANAPDAAAGLFRVPRVLGDGA